A DNA window from Methylobacterium sp. NMS14P contains the following coding sequences:
- the bcsS gene encoding cellulose biosynthesis protein BcsS produces MPTRRLAQKISGRASAIATVLSGLAGIASPARASEIDTLLFGSLDAGGDTFLTVGAKAGLTSLAQEGFAAVASAGGGGRAERGADGPRVRYTVAAAALAGYQWFFDWGVVAAYAGPEIAREVLIAGPQRDALPTRFGVRLHGEVWARPTEATLLQASAVAGSTRDSLWARLAWGYRFWETYLGPEAALYTDGTGYAKWSFGLHGTDFALGRYSFRASAGLQSESGRGRACPYVTLSVWSPL; encoded by the coding sequence GTGCCGACGCGGCGCCTCGCCCAGAAGATCAGTGGTCGCGCGTCCGCGATCGCGACGGTGCTCTCGGGACTGGCGGGTATCGCGAGCCCGGCCCGCGCCAGCGAGATCGACACGCTGCTGTTCGGCAGCCTCGACGCCGGCGGCGACACCTTCCTGACCGTCGGGGCGAAGGCCGGCCTCACGTCCCTCGCGCAGGAGGGCTTCGCCGCGGTGGCGAGCGCCGGTGGCGGAGGGCGCGCGGAGCGCGGGGCGGACGGCCCCCGCGTGCGCTACACCGTCGCCGCCGCCGCTCTCGCCGGCTACCAGTGGTTCTTCGACTGGGGCGTGGTCGCGGCCTATGCCGGGCCCGAGATCGCGCGGGAGGTGCTGATCGCGGGACCGCAGCGCGACGCCCTCCCGACCCGGTTCGGGGTGCGACTGCACGGCGAGGTCTGGGCGCGCCCGACCGAGGCGACGCTGCTGCAGGCCAGTGCCGTCGCGGGTTCGACCCGCGACAGCCTGTGGGCGCGCCTCGCCTGGGGCTACCGGTTCTGGGAGACCTATCTCGGCCCCGAGGCCGCGCTCTACACGGACGGGACCGGCTACGCGAAGTGGAGTTTCGGCCTCCACGGCACCGACTTCGCCCTCGGCCGGTACAGCTTCCGGGCGTCGGCGGGCCTCCAGTCCGAGAGCGGCCGGGGTCGGGCCTGCCCCTACGTGACCCTGTCGGTCTGGTCGCCCCTCTGA
- the aroA gene encoding 3-phosphoshikimate 1-carboxyvinyltransferase encodes MSHDSSPQPLTAAPGAPLRGRLRPPGDKSISHRSMILGLLSQGETRVEGLLEGDDVLRTAAAAKALGAGVERLGPGSWRVRGVGIGGLGDPADVLDFGNAGTGSRLMMGVVGGQPVTATFDGDASLRSRPMRRILDPLIRMGTQVLAEAEGGRVPLTLRGPREAIPITYETPAASAQIKSAVLLAGLNAPGVTTVIEAAATRDHTERMLRLFGAAVSVEPHGPGGHGRKVALTGQPTLRGTDVVVPADPSSAAFPLVAALIVPGSDVVIEGVMMNPLRIGLITTLLEMGAQIERVAEREEGGETVADLRVRASRLTGVDVPAERAPAMIDEYPVLAVAASFAEGRTRMNGLHELRVKESDRLAAVAAGLAANGVRHTVEGDDLVVEGDGAAAPGGGTVATHLDHRIAMAFLVMGLAARDPVTVDDGAMIATSFPSFLPTMHALGGRIEA; translated from the coding sequence GTGTCGCACGATTCGAGTCCCCAGCCCCTCACCGCCGCGCCGGGCGCCCCGCTGCGCGGCCGCCTGCGCCCGCCCGGCGACAAGTCGATCTCGCACCGGTCCATGATCCTCGGCCTGCTCAGCCAGGGCGAGACGCGGGTCGAAGGGCTGCTGGAGGGCGACGACGTCCTGCGCACCGCCGCCGCCGCGAAGGCGCTCGGGGCGGGCGTCGAGCGCCTCGGGCCCGGAAGCTGGCGGGTCCGGGGCGTCGGCATCGGCGGCCTCGGCGATCCGGCCGACGTGCTCGATTTCGGCAATGCCGGCACCGGCTCCCGGCTGATGATGGGTGTGGTCGGCGGACAGCCGGTGACCGCGACCTTCGACGGCGACGCCTCGCTGCGCTCGCGGCCGATGCGCCGCATTCTCGACCCGCTCATCCGGATGGGCACGCAGGTCCTCGCCGAGGCCGAGGGCGGCCGGGTGCCCCTGACACTGCGGGGTCCCAGGGAGGCGATCCCGATCACCTACGAGACCCCGGCGGCCTCGGCGCAGATCAAGTCGGCGGTGCTGCTGGCCGGCCTCAACGCCCCCGGCGTCACCACTGTGATCGAGGCGGCCGCGACCCGCGACCACACCGAGCGGATGCTGCGCCTGTTCGGCGCCGCGGTCAGCGTCGAGCCGCACGGTCCGGGCGGCCACGGCCGCAAGGTCGCGCTGACGGGCCAGCCGACGCTGCGCGGCACCGACGTGGTGGTGCCGGCCGACCCGTCCTCGGCGGCGTTCCCTCTGGTGGCGGCGCTGATCGTGCCCGGCTCCGACGTGGTGATCGAGGGCGTGATGATGAACCCGCTGCGCATCGGGCTGATCACGACGCTCTTGGAGATGGGCGCGCAGATCGAGCGCGTGGCCGAGCGGGAGGAGGGCGGCGAGACCGTGGCCGACCTGCGCGTGCGCGCGAGCCGCCTGACCGGCGTCGACGTCCCGGCCGAGCGGGCGCCCGCGATGATCGACGAGTACCCGGTGCTGGCGGTGGCGGCGAGCTTCGCCGAGGGTCGGACCCGGATGAACGGTCTGCACGAGCTGCGGGTGAAGGAATCGGACCGCCTCGCCGCCGTGGCGGCCGGGCTCGCGGCCAACGGCGTTCGCCACACGGTCGAGGGCGACGACCTCGTTGTCGAGGGTGACGGCGCGGCGGCGCCCGGCGGCGGGACGGTCGCGACCCATCTCGACCACCGCATCGCCATGGCGTTCCTGGTGATGGGGCTCGCGGCGCGGGATCCGGTGACGGTGGATGACGGCGCGATGATCGCCACGAGCTTCCCGAGCTTCCTTCCGACCATGCACGCCCTCGGCGGCCGGATCGAGGCGTGA
- a CDS encoding TIGR02300 family protein has product MARPELGLKRQCMSCGAKFYDLARDPAVCPKCGATYQAVATSSRAAPPTLSRAPANTDDEDETDEKGPEMVSLDEVEAAEDDADPTPEDETVEDGDSSDDDTFLEEEDSGDDDVSDLIDGDIENDEEG; this is encoded by the coding sequence GTGGCCCGACCGGAACTTGGCTTGAAGCGCCAGTGCATGAGCTGCGGCGCGAAGTTCTACGACCTCGCCCGCGATCCCGCCGTCTGCCCGAAATGCGGCGCGACCTATCAGGCGGTGGCCACCTCCAGCCGTGCGGCGCCCCCAACGCTGTCGCGGGCCCCGGCCAACACCGACGATGAGGACGAGACGGACGAGAAGGGGCCGGAAATGGTCTCCCTCGACGAGGTCGAAGCCGCCGAGGACGACGCGGATCCGACGCCCGAGGACGAGACGGTCGAGGACGGGGATTCCTCCGACGACGACACCTTCCTGGAGGAAGAGGATTCCGGCGACGACGACGTCTCCGACCTGATCGACGGCGATATCGAGAACGACGAGGAGGGCTGA
- the ldtR gene encoding transcriptional regulator LdtR, whose protein sequence is MKTQNARVAQIEAPEEAASAKGSYLEALHLVERLHRRLLDVIKDEFERRGREDVNSVQALLLYNIGDKELTASELRTKGYYLGSNVSYNVKKLVEAGYLHHARSKTDRRSVRISLTDKGRQVHEIIQGLYDKHARTITPIGGISEEDFNRLNQALTRLERFWTDQIRYRL, encoded by the coding sequence ATGAAGACCCAGAACGCCCGTGTCGCGCAGATCGAGGCTCCCGAGGAGGCCGCCTCCGCGAAGGGCTCGTACCTCGAGGCGCTCCACCTCGTGGAGCGGCTGCACCGCCGGCTCCTCGACGTGATCAAGGACGAGTTCGAGCGCCGCGGCCGCGAGGACGTCAACAGCGTCCAGGCGCTGCTCCTCTACAACATCGGCGACAAGGAGCTGACCGCGAGCGAGCTGCGGACCAAGGGCTACTACCTGGGCTCCAACGTCTCGTACAACGTGAAGAAGCTGGTCGAGGCCGGCTACCTCCACCACGCCCGCTCGAAGACCGACCGGCGCTCCGTCCGGATCAGCCTGACCGACAAGGGCCGCCAGGTCCACGAGATCATCCAGGGGCTCTACGACAAGCATGCCCGGACGATCACGCCGATCGGCGGGATCTCGGAGGAGGACTTCAACCGCCTGAACCAGGCCCTCACCCGCCTGGAGCGCTTCTGGACCGACCAGATCCGCTACCGCCTCTGA
- a CDS encoding PilZ domain-containing protein translates to MSRNASPPAAFVERRATERKSTALLAFAQHRDGARYPCQVKNISDRGAMLEFLGSQAVLLEDVFDLVLASAEMRYAVQLVWRKERTVGVLFCGDAV, encoded by the coding sequence GTGTCCCGCAACGCCAGCCCCCCTGCCGCCTTCGTGGAACGCCGGGCGACCGAGCGGAAATCCACCGCCCTGCTGGCCTTCGCCCAACATCGGGACGGCGCTCGCTATCCCTGCCAGGTCAAGAACATCTCCGATCGCGGCGCGATGCTGGAATTCCTCGGTTCGCAGGCGGTGCTGCTGGAGGACGTGTTCGACCTCGTGTTGGCGAGCGCCGAGATGCGCTACGCGGTCCAGCTCGTCTGGCGCAAGGAGCGGACGGTCGGCGTCCTGTTCTGCGGCGACGCGGTGTGA
- a CDS encoding Lrp/AsnC family transcriptional regulator, which translates to MPARPATLDAASLRILECLQQDSEISIADLAERVGLSTSPCWRRVNDLKEAGVIRGCVAVVDPLSLGLAVNVFVHVSLEKQTQAALRAFDEAVRGRPEVMECYLMSGEADYMLRVVVEDLGQYQKLVLDHLTRIPGVANIRSSFALGQVKYTTALPLGHLTR; encoded by the coding sequence ATGCCCGCACGTCCGGCCACCCTCGACGCCGCGAGCCTGCGCATCCTCGAATGCCTGCAGCAGGACAGCGAGATCAGCATCGCGGACCTCGCCGAGCGGGTGGGCCTGTCGACGTCGCCGTGCTGGCGGCGCGTCAACGACCTGAAGGAGGCGGGGGTGATCCGCGGCTGCGTGGCGGTGGTCGACCCGCTGAGTCTCGGGCTCGCGGTCAACGTGTTCGTCCACGTGTCGCTGGAGAAGCAGACCCAGGCCGCGCTCCGGGCGTTCGACGAGGCGGTGCGCGGCCGCCCGGAGGTGATGGAGTGCTACCTGATGAGCGGCGAGGCCGACTACATGCTCCGGGTCGTGGTCGAGGATCTGGGCCAGTACCAGAAGCTCGTCCTCGATCACCTCACACGCATCCCCGGCGTGGCCAACATCCGCTCGAGCTTCGCCCTGGGGCAGGTGAAGTACACCACCGCCCTGCCGCTGGGGCATCTGACCCGCTGA
- a CDS encoding formyltransferase family protein: MKFAFAGIDFLGGVFEGLLDAGWTPVKLFTRPCDGVYDHNEVIVARARSLRLPIQLSRIRERDIEALQAEHGRDWALVVAGYPWLIKGWKGRAAYGLNFHPSPLPTGRGPYPLFRAVLDRYETWGMTAHVLADGFDTGDILAQEIFALSPRESHETLLAKCQMAARRLAAGPLGRDLPNRWRRSEPQGDGSYWPRATDADRTLDFRQDVETVLRRVRAFGTVETIARLGDARVFVAEAQGWQERHAHTPGAVVHRHRRHVVVAAVDGYVQLTRWSPVPLAEAGQVGR; the protein is encoded by the coding sequence ATGAAGTTCGCGTTCGCCGGCATCGACTTCCTCGGCGGGGTCTTCGAGGGACTGCTGGACGCCGGCTGGACGCCGGTGAAGCTGTTCACGCGCCCCTGCGACGGGGTCTACGACCATAACGAGGTCATCGTCGCCCGCGCCCGATCCCTGCGGCTGCCGATCCAGCTCTCCCGGATCCGCGAGCGGGACATCGAGGCGCTGCAGGCCGAGCACGGCCGGGACTGGGCGCTCGTGGTCGCGGGCTATCCCTGGCTCATCAAGGGCTGGAAGGGCCGCGCCGCCTACGGCCTCAACTTCCACCCCTCCCCGCTCCCGACGGGCCGGGGCCCCTACCCGCTGTTCCGGGCCGTCCTCGACCGCTACGAGACCTGGGGCATGACCGCCCACGTGCTCGCCGACGGGTTCGACACCGGCGATATCCTGGCACAGGAGATCTTCGCCCTCAGCCCCCGCGAGAGCCACGAGACGCTGCTCGCCAAGTGCCAGATGGCGGCGCGCCGCCTCGCCGCGGGCCCCCTCGGCCGCGACCTGCCCAACCGCTGGCGGCGCTCCGAGCCGCAGGGCGACGGCTCCTACTGGCCGCGCGCCACCGATGCAGACCGAACGCTCGACTTCCGGCAGGACGTCGAGACGGTCCTGCGCCGGGTGCGGGCCTTCGGCACGGTCGAGACGATCGCGCGGCTCGGGGATGCCCGGGTCTTCGTGGCGGAGGCGCAAGGGTGGCAGGAGCGCCACGCGCACACGCCCGGGGCGGTGGTGCACCGCCACCGCCGCCACGTCGTGGTGGCGGCAGTCGACGGTTACGTCCAGCTGACCCGCTGGTCGCCGGTCCCCCTCGCGGAGGCCGGCCAGGTCGGCCGCTGA
- a CDS encoding exopolysaccharide biosynthesis protein, with product MLASQEGERLTVGDIVAVLRDRAFALLVVLLGLPNCLPMPPPIPLICGLLLLLVAIQIAAGMSAPWLPRMLLGRSIALTDVRRAVTRAVPILRRLERWSRPRVSVFETALGMRGMGIVLLALALALIVAAPIVGQIPLGLAVCLVGLGLVERDGLVVLGGLVIGMFGVVINAGFAYAVIAGIVGLLNL from the coding sequence GTGCTGGCGAGCCAGGAGGGCGAGCGCCTCACCGTGGGCGACATCGTCGCGGTCCTGCGGGACCGTGCCTTCGCGCTGCTCGTGGTCCTGCTCGGGCTACCGAACTGCCTGCCCATGCCACCGCCGATCCCGCTGATCTGCGGCCTGCTCCTGCTCCTCGTGGCGATCCAGATCGCCGCCGGGATGTCGGCGCCGTGGCTGCCGCGGATGCTCCTCGGCCGCTCGATCGCCCTGACGGATGTCCGGCGCGCCGTCACCCGCGCGGTGCCGATCCTGCGCCGTCTGGAGCGCTGGTCGCGCCCCCGCGTCAGCGTGTTCGAGACCGCGCTCGGCATGCGCGGCATGGGGATCGTCCTGCTCGCCCTGGCGCTGGCACTGATCGTGGCCGCGCCCATCGTCGGGCAGATCCCGCTCGGTCTCGCGGTCTGCCTGGTCGGGCTCGGTCTCGTCGAGCGCGACGGTCTCGTCGTCTTGGGCGGCCTCGTGATCGGGATGTTCGGCGTCGTCATCAACGCCGGCTTCGCCTACGCGGTCATCGCCGGGATCGTCGGCCTGTTGAACCTCTGA
- a CDS encoding DUF6163 family protein, with the protein MPGYLPIRRKTPRPGGIPSDRIERVQGPTPGTWDTVLIWFMRLTALVWLLKSVFAWATILDVLPGVRPFEAEPFGRQSAIVYFAVIDAAAAIGLWLTSAWGGVIWLLAVTSAMTLAVLTPQLLPLSVPLLVFGGCVVTLYFLLSWLAAQEAR; encoded by the coding sequence GTGCCCGGCTACCTTCCGATCCGGCGCAAGACGCCGAGGCCGGGCGGCATCCCCAGCGACCGCATCGAGCGCGTCCAGGGACCGACGCCCGGCACGTGGGACACGGTGCTGATCTGGTTCATGCGGCTCACGGCGCTCGTCTGGCTGCTGAAGAGCGTCTTCGCCTGGGCGACGATCCTCGACGTGCTACCGGGCGTCCGCCCCTTCGAGGCCGAGCCCTTCGGCCGCCAGTCCGCGATCGTGTACTTCGCGGTGATCGACGCGGCGGCGGCGATCGGATTGTGGCTCACGAGCGCCTGGGGCGGCGTGATCTGGTTGCTCGCCGTCACGTCGGCGATGACGCTCGCGGTCCTGACACCGCAACTCTTGCCGTTATCGGTGCCGCTTCTCGTATTCGGGGGCTGTGTTGTGACGCTGTACTTCCTGCTGTCCTGGCTGGCCGCGCAGGAAGCACGGTGA
- the hemB gene encoding porphobilinogen synthase, whose amino-acid sequence MSDTLPEPRPLAVEAAREGARVEGLKITQRPRRNRKADWSRRLVREHTLTVDDLIWPMFVIDGEGRREPVASMPGVERLSVDEIVRDAERAAKLGIPAVSFFPYTEVSLRDPTGSEALNANNLVCRAVRAVKRAVPEIGIMTDVALDPYTSHGHDGLMKGGAILNDETVAVLVEQSLIQAEAGTDIIAPSDMMDGRVGAIRAGLDKAGFLDVQIMAYAAKYASAFYGPFRDAIGTKAALVGDKRTYQMDPGNSAEALREVRLDLDEGADSVMVKPGLPYLDIIRRVRDEFQVPTFAYQVSGEYAMIEAAARNGWLDGDRAMVEALLAFKRAGADGVLTYHAPRVAERLRNQP is encoded by the coding sequence ATGTCAGACACCCTGCCAGAGCCGCGCCCTCTCGCCGTGGAGGCCGCCCGCGAGGGCGCCCGCGTGGAGGGTCTGAAGATCACCCAGCGCCCGCGCCGGAACCGGAAGGCCGACTGGTCGCGCCGCCTCGTCCGCGAGCACACCCTGACGGTCGACGACCTGATCTGGCCGATGTTCGTGATCGACGGCGAGGGCCGCCGCGAGCCGGTCGCCTCGATGCCGGGCGTCGAGCGCCTCTCGGTGGACGAGATCGTCCGCGACGCGGAGCGCGCCGCGAAGCTCGGCATCCCGGCGGTGTCGTTCTTCCCCTACACGGAAGTGTCGCTGCGCGACCCGACCGGCTCCGAGGCGCTGAACGCCAACAACCTGGTTTGCCGGGCGGTCCGCGCCGTGAAGCGGGCCGTGCCCGAGATCGGGATCATGACCGACGTGGCCCTCGATCCCTACACGAGCCACGGTCACGACGGCCTGATGAAGGGCGGCGCGATCCTCAACGACGAGACCGTGGCGGTCCTCGTCGAGCAGAGCCTGATCCAGGCCGAGGCCGGAACCGACATCATCGCCCCGTCCGACATGATGGACGGGCGCGTCGGCGCGATCCGCGCCGGCCTCGACAAGGCCGGCTTCCTCGACGTGCAGATCATGGCTTACGCGGCGAAGTACGCCAGCGCCTTCTACGGCCCGTTCCGCGACGCGATCGGCACCAAGGCAGCCCTCGTGGGCGACAAGCGCACCTATCAGATGGATCCCGGCAACTCCGCCGAGGCCCTGCGCGAGGTCCGCCTCGACCTCGACGAGGGCGCGGACTCGGTGATGGTGAAGCCGGGCCTGCCCTACCTCGACATTATCCGCCGGGTGCGGGACGAGTTCCAGGTCCCGACCTTCGCATACCAGGTGTCGGGCGAGTACGCGATGATCGAGGCGGCCGCCCGCAACGGCTGGCTCGACGGCGACCGCGCGATGGTCGAGGCGCTCCTCGCCTTCAAGCGGGCCGGGGCGGACGGCGTCCTCACCTACCACGCGCCGCGGGTCGCGGAGCGCCTGCGCAACCAACCGTGA
- a CDS encoding RDD family protein, protein MQNPQPGYAQRFEAPGYATALPIPFVRASLGGRTVAYLLDILFIFGFTALLTLVITVVGVVTFGLGWTLFAVLPASGIIYSAITVGGPKQSTIGQRMMGLRTVAPESGARVDVITAAVHALLFYVAISTFLLWCVDIAFGLMRSDRRLGHDLLLGLAVVHAR, encoded by the coding sequence ATGCAGAACCCTCAACCCGGATACGCGCAGCGCTTCGAAGCGCCCGGCTACGCAACCGCGCTGCCGATCCCGTTCGTGCGGGCGAGCCTCGGCGGCCGGACGGTCGCCTATCTCCTCGACATCCTGTTCATCTTCGGCTTCACGGCCCTGCTGACCCTGGTGATCACCGTCGTCGGCGTGGTCACGTTCGGCCTCGGCTGGACCCTGTTCGCGGTCCTGCCGGCGAGCGGGATCATCTACAGCGCGATCACGGTGGGCGGGCCGAAGCAGAGCACCATCGGCCAGCGGATGATGGGCCTGCGGACCGTCGCGCCCGAGAGCGGCGCCCGGGTCGACGTCATCACGGCCGCCGTCCACGCGCTGCTGTTCTACGTGGCGATCTCGACCTTCCTGCTCTGGTGCGTCGACATCGCGTTCGGGCTCATGCGCTCCGACCGCCGCCTCGGGCACGACCTGCTCCTGGGCCTCGCCGTCGTCCACGCGCGCTGA
- the cmk gene encoding (d)CMP kinase — protein MPLVIAIDGPAASGKGTLAKRLADHYGLPHLDTGLLYRAVALALIDAGLSLDDGAAAARAAQALDADRLDDPRLRERAMGEAASRVSSVPEVRAGLLAWQRRFAADPQGAVLDGRDIGTVVCPEASVKLFITASSEERARRRHRELAGRGDAATFAAILADIEARDARDASRSAAPLRMADDAVRLDTTELDADAAFDEARGIVERTRGDAA, from the coding sequence ATGCCGCTCGTCATCGCGATCGACGGACCGGCCGCGTCCGGCAAGGGCACCCTCGCCAAGCGTCTGGCCGACCATTACGGCCTGCCGCATCTCGATACCGGGCTCCTCTACCGGGCCGTGGCTCTGGCGCTGATCGATGCCGGCCTGTCGCTGGACGATGGCGCGGCCGCGGCGCGGGCGGCCCAGGCCCTCGACGCCGACCGGCTCGACGATCCGCGCCTGCGCGAGCGAGCCATGGGCGAGGCAGCCTCCCGCGTGTCGTCGGTGCCCGAGGTCCGCGCCGGCCTGCTCGCGTGGCAGCGCCGCTTCGCCGCCGACCCGCAGGGGGCGGTGCTCGACGGGCGCGACATCGGCACGGTGGTCTGCCCCGAGGCCTCGGTGAAGCTGTTCATCACCGCCTCGTCCGAGGAGCGCGCCCGCCGTCGCCACCGGGAGCTGGCCGGCCGCGGCGACGCGGCGACCTTCGCGGCGATCCTGGCCGACATCGAGGCCCGCGACGCCCGGGACGCCTCGCGCAGCGCCGCGCCCCTGCGCATGGCCGACGACGCGGTCCGCCTCGACACCACCGAACTCGACGCGGACGCGGCCTTCGACGAGGCCCGGGGCATCGTGGAGCGGACCCGCGGCGACGCGGCCTGA
- a CDS encoding alginate O-acetyltransferase AlgX-related protein gives MKTSGNGVAVGHDGWLYWVGRAREVEAFYGETATSRRILKRWTRLIGRRARRLDGLGIRHVHTVVPDKLAIYPDLLGRPFPGLDDPPGIRLARLVAGNSGAPMVDLQTPLLAARVEEPVYLRTDTHWTYRGYLTAYRALCEALDAPAAAHVFAGTSVTERFTFDLGEKLVPPVDEAYVAYDFPRRAVRTDANALVAVRESGRAVRARGLFVGSRVVLGNKEAPDPRRVVLFGDSYIYSPGARLTAMLAETFGEVHAIWSANIDWAYVEDVRPDIVIFEIAERFLRQVPNDRIRIDRFAAARARRAVSPTLRERIRRWLR, from the coding sequence GTGAAGACGAGCGGCAACGGCGTGGCCGTGGGACACGATGGCTGGCTGTACTGGGTCGGACGCGCCCGCGAGGTCGAAGCCTTCTACGGCGAGACCGCGACCTCGCGGCGGATCCTGAAGCGCTGGACGCGGCTCATCGGACGGCGGGCGCGCCGCCTCGACGGCCTCGGGATCCGGCACGTGCACACCGTCGTCCCCGACAAGCTGGCGATCTATCCGGACCTGCTCGGTCGCCCCTTCCCGGGACTCGACGATCCGCCGGGGATCCGGCTCGCCCGGCTGGTCGCCGGGAACAGCGGGGCCCCGATGGTCGACCTGCAGACGCCGCTCCTGGCGGCGCGGGTCGAGGAGCCCGTCTACCTGCGGACGGACACGCACTGGACCTACCGGGGCTACCTGACGGCGTACCGCGCGCTCTGCGAGGCCCTGGACGCGCCGGCCGCCGCGCACGTCTTCGCCGGAACCAGCGTGACCGAGCGCTTCACCTTCGATCTCGGCGAGAAGCTCGTCCCCCCGGTCGACGAGGCCTACGTCGCCTACGACTTCCCGCGGCGCGCGGTGCGGACCGACGCGAACGCGCTGGTGGCGGTGCGGGAATCGGGACGGGCCGTGCGTGCGCGCGGACTGTTCGTCGGATCCCGCGTCGTCCTGGGGAACAAGGAAGCGCCGGACCCGCGGCGGGTGGTGCTGTTCGGCGATTCCTACATCTACAGCCCGGGTGCCCGCCTCACCGCGATGCTGGCCGAGACCTTCGGGGAGGTTCACGCGATCTGGTCGGCGAATATCGACTGGGCCTACGTCGAGGACGTCCGGCCCGACATCGTGATCTTCGAGATCGCCGAGCGGTTCCTGCGACAGGTTCCGAACGACCGGATCCGCATCGATCGCTTCGCGGCGGCGCGGGCGCGCCGGGCCGTCAGCCCGACGCTCCGCGAGCGGATCCGTCGCTGGCTGCGCTGA
- a CDS encoding cryptochrome/photolyase family protein translates to MAGRRRGAAATSGTLRFVLGDQLTRRVSSLVDLDAERDVVLIVEVRDEATYVRHHKQKIAFLFAAMRHFAAELEAEGLAVDYVRLADAGNTGSFTGELERAVARHRPERVVVTEPGEWRVWEMMQDWRETLEVPVEIRADNRFLCPRADFARWAEGRHHLRMETFYRGMRRRTGLLMDDGEPAGGRWNYDPENRKRLPRGHRPPDRIGFQPDSVTREAIALVEAEFGDHFGDLTGFSWPVTRADALAALRHFLADALPTFGDYQDAMKTGAPFLYHALLSPALNAGLLTAEEVCWAAERAYRDGAAPLHCVEGFIRQILGWREYVRGLYWARMPAYRDSNALGAGRDLPWFYWSGETALNCVAQVVAETRAHAYAHHIQRLMVTGNFALIAGLDPAQVEEWYLIVFADAYEWVELPNVHGMVLWADGGVMGSKPYAASGAYIDRMSDYCASCAYDVKVKAGPDACPFNYLYWNFLIENEDRLAGNQRLAMPYRTLRGLGDGRRAEIRRDAAAFLDALEARPAADQRGDQTDRVT, encoded by the coding sequence ATGGCCGGGAGACGCCGCGGCGCCGCCGCAACGTCCGGAACGCTGCGCTTCGTCCTCGGCGATCAGCTGACCCGCCGGGTGTCGAGCCTCGTCGACCTCGATGCCGAGCGCGACGTCGTGCTGATCGTCGAGGTCCGGGACGAGGCGACCTACGTCCGTCACCACAAGCAGAAGATCGCCTTCCTGTTCGCCGCCATGCGCCACTTCGCGGCCGAGCTGGAGGCGGAAGGCCTCGCGGTCGACTACGTGCGCCTGGCCGACGCCGGCAACACGGGCAGCTTCACCGGCGAGCTGGAGCGCGCCGTCGCGCGCCACCGGCCGGAGCGGGTCGTGGTGACCGAGCCGGGCGAGTGGCGCGTCTGGGAGATGATGCAGGACTGGCGCGAGACCCTGGAGGTCCCGGTCGAGATCCGCGCCGACAACCGCTTCCTGTGCCCGCGGGCGGATTTCGCCCGCTGGGCGGAGGGCCGGCATCATCTGCGTATGGAGACCTTCTACCGGGGCATGCGGCGCCGGACCGGCCTCCTGATGGACGACGGCGAGCCCGCGGGCGGCCGCTGGAACTACGATCCCGAGAACCGCAAGCGCCTGCCCAGGGGCCATCGCCCCCCGGACCGGATCGGCTTCCAGCCCGATTCCGTGACGCGCGAGGCCATCGCCCTCGTGGAGGCGGAGTTCGGCGACCATTTCGGCGATCTCACGGGCTTCTCCTGGCCGGTGACCCGGGCCGACGCCCTCGCGGCGCTCCGGCACTTCCTGGCCGACGCCCTGCCGACCTTCGGCGACTATCAGGACGCGATGAAGACCGGCGCGCCGTTCCTGTACCACGCGCTCCTGTCGCCCGCCCTCAACGCCGGGCTGCTCACCGCCGAGGAGGTGTGCTGGGCCGCCGAGCGCGCCTACCGCGACGGCGCGGCGCCGCTCCACTGCGTCGAGGGCTTCATCCGGCAGATCCTCGGCTGGCGGGAATACGTGCGCGGCCTCTACTGGGCGCGGATGCCCGCCTACCGGGACAGCAACGCCCTCGGCGCGGGCCGCGACCTGCCGTGGTTCTACTGGTCGGGTGAGACGGCGCTGAACTGCGTCGCGCAGGTCGTCGCGGAGACGCGCGCCCACGCCTACGCCCACCACATCCAGCGCCTGATGGTCACCGGCAACTTCGCCCTCATCGCCGGCCTCGACCCGGCGCAGGTTGAGGAATGGTACCTGATCGTGTTCGCAGACGCCTACGAATGGGTCGAACTGCCCAACGTCCACGGCATGGTGCTGTGGGCCGACGGCGGCGTCATGGGCTCGAAGCCCTACGCGGCCTCGGGTGCCTACATCGACCGGATGTCCGACTACTGCGCGTCCTGCGCGTACGACGTGAAGGTCAAGGCCGGGCCGGACGCCTGCCCGTTCAACTATCTCTACTGGAACTTCCTCATCGAGAACGAGGACCGGCTGGCGGGCAATCAGCGCCTGGCCATGCCGTACCGGACGCTCCGCGGCCTCGGCGACGGGCGCCGCGCCGAGATCCGCCGCGACGCCGCCGCGTTCCTCGACGCCCTCGAGGCCCGACCGGCGGCCGATCAGAGGGGCGACCAGACCGACAGGGTCACGTAG